Within bacterium HR17, the genomic segment GTGCTGCAGTCAGCAACGGCGCCGCCAGCCACCACGCTGCCAGCACAAAGACGACGACGCCGACAGTGTGCAGGAGGCGCAAACTTAGATGCAACGAAATGCCCAGCCACCGCGCCACTTTGCCGATGAGCCAATCGTGCAAGTTGAAGGTGCAAGGCGGGTGCCGCTCGGTCGTGAACAGGTTAGCGAACCGCGTTTTGCCTTCCCACGCCTGTCGCGCCCATCGCAGGTGAGCGTTGTAGTCCGAGACATCAAAGGCGACCCAAAAGTAGCGGTGCCCTTGCGGTGTCAGCCACCAACCGACCGCATACAAACTCCATGACCACACCGACGCTGCTGCGATAAATGCCCAAAGCCATCGGGGCAATTGCCATCACCGCGCTACCAAGGGCGCAAAAATTCCAGCCGCAAATGCAACGCCAGCGCCATGAGACCTTGTAAGGTGACAGGCACGAGTGCCGCCGCTAAGCCGACCCGCCCCGTTCCTTCCACTGGCGGACACGCTTTGACTGCTTCCAATGTCAACAGCGGGATGAAAGGCAGCCACAACCGCGCCGCTTCACCCCGCACCAACCCGCTGACATCCAGCGCCAGTAACACAACGAGGGTGCAAACGGTCAGCGATGGCGCTCGGTCTCCCGACCGCCACCACCGCGTCAGGTGCACTGCGACCAATCCCAACCACGCCCCGCCTAATCCCATCGCGAAATCGGCGAGGTTCAGCAACACCCAAGGCAAATAACTGCGGGCGTGGGCACCGGCTTGAGCGTGGTGGGACGCACTAGCCGCTTGAAAAGTCGCGATCGGGTGAAAACCAAAAAGTAGCCACGCCACCACAAACGGTGCCGCACACAGCGTTGCGATGAGCGCCAAATGGGCAAACCGCTGGCGCTCTCCCTCCCGCCACGCAGTCCACACCAACCAAAGCCCGATGGCTGCTAACGGTAGCGCGTTTTTGAACGCCAGCCAGAGCGCCCCGCCTCCCAGCAGCCCGGTTAGCGCCGCTCTCGTCCACACCGCTCGGTGCCGCCACGCCACTGCGCCTGCCAGCACAGCGACGATGACCAAAAGATGCAAACTGTCCACTGTCGGTTGCCACCAGAGGGCAGCGGGGGTCGTGGCAGCGAGAGCGATGGCTATGGGGCGCAGAGGTTCTGCGACCTGCTGGCACAACAGCGCAGCCCAAAGCAGCACTGCCCCGCACCCTGCCAGCACGCACAAGACAGCCCCCCACCATGCCGCTCGCAGTTCCCAGTCGGCGGGCAACCGAGCGTCACGGCGTGGAGCCGGGACGGGCAACACCTTGCCCCACACCTGCCGAACAGCGGCGAGGGTCGTGTCGTCCAGCGGTGCCCAACGCTGCAACAGCGGCGCTTGCGCCGCGCGCCGAACAGCGGCGAACACCATCGGCAAGCCCGGTGGGTGCGTCGCGGCGTGAAACGGGCGCGTCGGCAAAGTCTCATGGTAGTGGCGCAGGTAACGCGCCACCCCTTCATGTTCCAACTGTTGGGCTTCGGTGAAAAAACTCGTCGCCACCGGACTGGCGATGACCAAGGTCCAAAACACCGCGACGGGCTGCCATGCGGTCGGCAGCAAACAGGCAAACGCCGTTCGCAGCGCAACTGTCAATCCCAATGCACTGGCGACGGCAAGGTGGGTTTTTCGAGGACACCGTTGGGTGGCAGCGACCACCACTAAACTTGCCAAGGCGAGAAGGGTCAGCCCTAACAAGGGCAGGGGAAAACGCAGGTCAGGTCGGGGCGCCCACACCCATTCGCCTGGAACGCCGAAAGGTAACCCTGCCGCTAACGCCAACCCCAACAGCAGCGTCCATGCGACAGCACTTAAAAGGGGCAGAGGCTTGTGCCGCAACCTCGCATCACCTCAGCGGGGTTTCGCTCAACTACCGCCTTTCAGGAACAGGTCGCGTCCTTGCACCAGCGCCACCAATTTACGGTCAGCGATGCTGCGGTGCAGCATCCACAACCCACAGTCGGGGTGCACCCAACGGACGCGGTCGGCGCCCAGTAATTTAACGGCGTGGTCAATGCGCCGAGCGATTTCGTCGGGCGCCTCTACCTCGTTGTCCTTGATGTCCACGACGCCGATGCCGAGTTTAAGTGCGGGTTTGACATCGCGGAACACTTCCAACTCGTCATAGCCGCGCCGGGCAAACTCCAGCACGACATGGTCGGCGTTGAGGGCGTTAAAGAAGGGCACCAAGTTGCGCCAGAAACCCTGCTGCACCGTTTGACCGCCATAGTTGCCGAAGCACAGATGCACCGCCTTTTCGCCCTTGGCACCGCTCAGGACATGGTTGATGACCTGCACCGCCCAGCGCCAATCTTCCGGGTGCCCTGTTAGGTGAGCTTCGTCCACTTGCAAGACAGCGGCGTCAATCTCTGCGACTTGGCGCCGCAGCACCTCCGCGATGCCCCACGCCAGCGCCGGCTTGTCGCCGTAAAAGCGGTCAAGGAGCACCTGCGCCAGCATGTAGGGGCTTGTTACAGTGAACTTCAGCGGCTTGGTCGTCAACGGGCGAACGAACTCAAAGTCAGCGGGCAAGTTCAAGGTGCCTGCTCCGATTTTCCCCACGACGACCCCTGCCGGTTGCCGTCGGTAGTGCAACCGTGCTTCCTGATGAAAGGCGAGTAAATCGTTGCGAGTGTATTGGATGCGTATACCCGCCAACGGGCGGACGAAGTAGTCAATCATGCCTTGCGTTTCGGGATGGGACGGGTCAAAGCGCATCAACTCGCCGTCGCTGACAACATCAATGCCCGCCAACTCTTGCGTCTTCAAGACGACCATGATGGCGTCCCGCAGATGCGGGCGGGTCGGAAAAGCCTGCAGCCACGCCGGCGCCGGGTAACTGCCCACGACGGTCGTCAAAATGCCCGCTCGTTCCAACCCGAACACCCCCAAGCAATCATACCGCTCTCGCCCCACATTGACAAGTTGAATGCCCGTATCGGAGGGCAGTGCGTGACGCTAAAGGTCTTTTCTATTGCTTTGTGCCCTGCGTCGTCGCAAGATGTAAAAGAGCGTAGCACCAGCATACACCATGAGAGGAGGATTTTGGGGCATGGAGCGCGTGCGTATCGGCGTCGTTGGCACCGGCGGCATTTTCGTCGGAGCGCATTTACCGGCTTATCCCGAGATTCCAGAGGCACACATCGTCGCCTTGTGTGATGTCAGTCAAGAGAGTTTGCGGCGGGCACTCAAGCGGATGGGAGAGCTCTACGAACGGCGTGCCCAGCGGGCGGAGGAAGAGGGCAACAAAGAGCGCGCCGAGCAACTGCGGCGCGACCTCCAAGCGGTGCGGCTCTACACTGACTATACCGAGATGCTGCGGAAAGAAAAGCCCGACTTGGTGGAGATTTGCACCTCGCCCGATTTTCACGCGCCTGTCGCTATCGCCGCTTTAAAAGCGGGTTGTCATGTCATGTGCGAGAAACCGATGGCGCGCACCTGGCTGGAGTGCATAGATGTCTGCGAAGTGGTGGAGCAAACGGGGCGCTTCTATCAGCACAACGAAAACTGGCTCTACGATCCCTTCTATTACACCGCTCGCAAACTGATTGACGCTGGCGTCATCGGCGAGGTCGTGGCGATGTATCTCAACACCGCGCATGCAGGACCGGAAAATCGCCTGTTCTTTTGGGACGAACAACGGGCTGGCGGTGGGTCGCTGTTGGACAACGGCATCCACGCCGTCACCGCTTCATGGTATCTGGCAGGGTTTGACCGCGACCCCCTCATCGTTAAAGCGGCGTCCCCTATCGGCGTTGCCCAGCGGATGAAGCACCGCATCATTGACAACCGTTTTCGGGCATTTCGCGTGGAAGACGACGGGCATGTCCTTATCCGCTACGAGCATCGGGGGACAAAGGCGTGGACGACGGCGCATGTGGAAGGGTCGTGGAGCCATCCCGATTCGCCGCCGACAATGATCGCAGGGACAATAGGGAGCCTGCGCCCCATTTGGGAGAACGGGCAACAGTTTGTTGAAATCGTGGACGCCTTCGGACATACCCGCCGTATTGAAGCGACAGGACCGACCTGGACCTTCTGGCCGTCTAGCTTTTACGGCGAAATCGTCAACATGGTGCGGTGCGTGCTGAGCGACGAAAAACCGCTCTGCGACCACCGTATCGGTGCCGAATCGCAAGCGATTGTCGGCGCCGCTTACCTGTCCCAACGCGAGGGGCAACGCGCCGTCACGCTGGACGAGTTTAAGGCGTGGGCGTTGCAAATCCGCAAAAAGCACGGCAAGAAAGCCAACGAAGTGTTGATTGAAGAGCAACTGAAAGGCATCCGACGCTGAGTCGCCTTAACAATTCGTTAGCAACATCGCAAACTTCTGTCAGGCTCAAGGGAGGCGAGGGAATGGCGTGTGCCCAAGGAGGGTATCACGCGTGGCGTTGATGGGGTCCCAGAACCGTAACGGTGATTGGATCGCTGAAGTCATTGAAAGCAGCACGGCGGAGTTCACCGCAGAGTGTCGGGAGTTAAACGGAGCGCCCCCGTTTGGGGCGCTGGTGCGGGTGCGTTCTAACCCGTTATGGATTTACGGCGTCGTCCACCACATCAGCACCCAGAGCATTGAGCCTTACCGGCGCCCGATGGCGTTCGGCAAAACCGAAGAAGAGTTGCGTCAGGAACAACCCCAAATCTATGCTTTGTTGCGCACTCACTTCAAGGCGCTGGTCGTCGGTTACGCTCATGAAGAACATCCCGATGACATCGTTCAAGCCGTTCCCCCCGCTCCCCCCCGATTGCACACTTTCGTCTATACATGCAGCCCCGAAGAGATGCGCAGTTTCGCCCGCGACTTGGCGTTCCTGCGCCTCATCATCAACGCGATGCGGGGGCTAAGCGACGAACTATTGGTGGCGGTGTGCCGGCATGTCTTGGTAGCGTCGGAATATCAGCGCTCAGAGTTGGTGCGCCTCGGCAAAGAACTCTGCCGCTTGCTGCGGGATGATTACAACCGTCTAACGCACCTTTTGC encodes:
- the gfo_8 gene encoding Glucose--fructose oxidoreductase, yielding MERVRIGVVGTGGIFVGAHLPAYPEIPEAHIVALCDVSQESLRRALKRMGELYERRAQRAEEEGNKERAEQLRRDLQAVRLYTDYTEMLRKEKPDLVEICTSPDFHAPVAIAALKAGCHVMCEKPMARTWLECIDVCEVVEQTGRFYQHNENWLYDPFYYTARKLIDAGVIGEVVAMYLNTAHAGPENRLFFWDEQRAGGGSLLDNGIHAVTASWYLAGFDRDPLIVKAASPIGVAQRMKHRIIDNRFRAFRVEDDGHVLIRYEHRGTKAWTTAHVEGSWSHPDSPPTMIAGTIGSLRPIWENGQQFVEIVDAFGHTRRIEATGPTWTFWPSSFYGEIVNMVRCVLSDEKPLCDHRIGAESQAIVGAAYLSQREGQRAVTLDEFKAWALQIRKKHGKKANEVLIEEQLKGIRR
- the xecA1 gene encoding 2-hydroxypropyl-CoM lyase, whose translation is MERAGILTTVVGSYPAPAWLQAFPTRPHLRDAIMVVLKTQELAGIDVVSDGELMRFDPSHPETQGMIDYFVRPLAGIRIQYTRNDLLAFHQEARLHYRRQPAGVVVGKIGAGTLNLPADFEFVRPLTTKPLKFTVTSPYMLAQVLLDRFYGDKPALAWGIAEVLRRQVAEIDAAVLQVDEAHLTGHPEDWRWAVQVINHVLSGAKGEKAVHLCFGNYGGQTVQQGFWRNLVPFFNALNADHVVLEFARRGYDELEVFRDVKPALKLGIGVVDIKDNEVEAPDEIARRIDHAVKLLGADRVRWVHPDCGLWMLHRSIADRKLVALVQGRDLFLKGGS